In Pirellulales bacterium, one genomic interval encodes:
- a CDS encoding neprosin family prolyl endopeptidase — protein sequence MNRTRSIRRSVIAIMALVQPLVFMATSANAGSAGYLYVGDYDPTSTTEANINLPINAQAISNAIVDEHSLFEMSMSNSFGASGNIIEIGVTTDIGLNGDTNPHWFVYSWINGDGQGYDSSSHFVSNIGSFWATSLKSAEGTSGEVEFQYNAPNWNLYLNGTLAGYFPGSEWSGAFTAASVTQVFGEVYQDGTFYPTLNGTVSGYNSSGGGHLLKNMVNAPYAQSNTSQTGFTALGPLLPGDFNRNGHVDASDILAAEKALTDLNGYETQYGVTTPNLQLIGDLNSDGKVTNADLQGLLNLLLSGGGSASTVPEPNAAVLAGIAAAVALLARRRRCLSKS from the coding sequence ATGAATCGCACGCGGTCCATTCGTCGCTCCGTCATCGCCATCATGGCGCTCGTTCAGCCACTGGTGTTTATGGCTACTTCAGCCAATGCTGGTTCGGCGGGTTATTTGTACGTGGGCGACTATGACCCCACTTCCACCACAGAGGCAAACATCAACCTGCCGATCAACGCTCAGGCAATCAGCAACGCGATTGTGGATGAGCACTCGCTCTTTGAGATGTCCATGTCCAACTCGTTTGGTGCTTCCGGCAACATTATCGAGATTGGCGTCACGACAGATATTGGTCTCAATGGCGACACCAACCCCCATTGGTTCGTTTATTCCTGGATCAACGGCGACGGCCAGGGCTACGATTCCAGCTCCCATTTCGTCTCCAATATTGGCAGCTTCTGGGCTACATCGCTGAAGTCGGCGGAGGGAACGTCTGGGGAGGTCGAGTTCCAGTACAATGCCCCGAACTGGAACCTTTACCTCAATGGCACGTTGGCAGGATACTTCCCAGGGTCGGAGTGGTCTGGAGCATTCACTGCGGCATCCGTCACGCAGGTGTTCGGCGAAGTTTATCAGGATGGAACTTTCTACCCGACGCTCAATGGCACTGTCTCCGGTTACAACTCCTCCGGCGGCGGCCACCTCCTCAAGAACATGGTAAACGCCCCGTATGCCCAGTCCAACACGTCCCAAACCGGCTTTACTGCTTTAGGGCCTCTGCTGCCGGGGGATTTCAATCGCAATGGGCATGTCGATGCTTCTGATATTTTGGCGGCGGAAAAAGCGCTGACTGATTTGAATGGCTATGAAACACAATACGGCGTGACGACGCCCAACCTGCAATTGATTGGCGACCTCAACAGCGATGGCAAAGTGACCAACGCCGATCTGCAAGGGCTGCTAAATTTGCTTCTATCAGGCGGGGGATCAGCAAGTACGGTTCCTGAGCCAAATGCCGCAGTGCTGGCCGGCATTGCCGCTGCAGTGGCATTGCTGGCGCGAAGGCGCCGCTGCCTTTCGAAGTCCTAA
- a CDS encoding FAD-dependent oxidoreductase — protein MVQTEEVAFPRLTSAELAHVKPLAKHCVYVDGEIIFRVGQADIDLYIVESGQIEIQNPTDGNRVIVVHDVGQFSGDIDLLTGRPVIVTAVARGATHVLRIPNSHLRALLNRVPSFGEKLIVAFSRRRELLTQLGTLGLRVVGPGRCRDTNTVREFLYKNFVPFTWFDSETEGGQRIFRELGSPRKTPIIECGNGRVLVNPSLQELASEAGIWKHCPSQEVDLAIVGAGPAGIAAAVYASSEGLSTLMLDRLGPGGQAGGSSRIENFIGFPAGLSGADLATRGVLQMLKFGARIIAPVDVQRLTPARSVDELHMLKLDCGAEIRCRVLLLALGVRWRQLEAAGADRFRGAGIYYACTTVEADLYDGTDVAVVGGGNSAGQAVMFLAECCPSRKVHLHIRRTLGPGMSEYLSQRIRATANVVIHEQTKIAAIYGDRHIEEIELKNSSTKTRQHIPCSAVFVFIGAEPAAEWLPTEIARDANGYLLTGTDVVRSGLWPRVDRDPCPLETTVPGVLAAGDIRSGSTKRVGFAVGDGSLAVTCAHRLLSISR, from the coding sequence ATGGTTCAGACAGAAGAAGTCGCGTTTCCTCGACTTACCAGTGCCGAACTTGCGCATGTCAAGCCATTGGCAAAACATTGCGTTTACGTTGATGGTGAAATTATTTTTCGAGTCGGTCAAGCGGATATCGATTTGTATATCGTTGAATCCGGTCAGATCGAAATTCAAAATCCGACCGATGGCAACCGGGTCATCGTCGTTCATGATGTCGGACAATTCTCGGGAGACATCGACTTGCTCACCGGACGACCGGTGATTGTGACTGCAGTAGCCAGGGGCGCAACCCATGTGTTGCGAATCCCAAACAGCCATCTCCGGGCGCTTCTGAATCGCGTCCCGAGTTTCGGAGAGAAGTTAATCGTCGCATTTAGCCGTCGGCGGGAACTGTTAACGCAATTGGGAACACTTGGATTGCGTGTTGTCGGCCCAGGACGCTGTAGGGACACGAATACAGTCCGGGAATTTCTGTACAAAAACTTTGTCCCCTTTACCTGGTTCGATTCGGAAACTGAAGGAGGCCAGCGCATCTTCAGGGAGCTGGGCTCACCGCGAAAGACGCCGATCATTGAATGTGGCAACGGGCGAGTTCTCGTAAACCCTTCCTTACAGGAGCTCGCCAGCGAGGCTGGAATTTGGAAACATTGTCCTTCGCAGGAAGTGGACTTGGCGATTGTGGGCGCAGGACCGGCAGGCATCGCCGCCGCCGTGTATGCTTCGTCCGAAGGCCTGTCCACTTTAATGCTCGACCGGCTCGGACCTGGCGGCCAAGCTGGTGGTTCGTCGCGCATTGAGAACTTCATCGGTTTTCCGGCTGGTTTGAGTGGTGCGGATCTGGCGACGCGCGGTGTTTTGCAAATGCTCAAGTTCGGTGCGCGAATCATCGCTCCCGTTGACGTTCAGCGCCTGACTCCCGCGCGATCCGTTGACGAGTTACATATGCTGAAATTGGATTGCGGCGCTGAAATTCGCTGTCGGGTCCTGCTGCTCGCCTTGGGCGTTCGCTGGCGACAATTGGAAGCGGCTGGAGCAGACCGTTTTCGAGGGGCCGGCATCTATTATGCCTGCACCACGGTTGAAGCGGATCTCTACGACGGCACGGATGTCGCCGTGGTCGGCGGAGGAAACTCCGCCGGACAAGCCGTGATGTTCCTCGCCGAATGTTGTCCGTCGCGCAAGGTGCATTTGCACATCCGTCGTACGCTGGGACCGGGCATGTCGGAATACTTGTCGCAGCGGATTCGGGCAACCGCCAATGTGGTGATTCATGAGCAAACCAAGATTGCAGCGATTTATGGAGATCGGCATATCGAAGAGATCGAACTCAAAAACAGCTCTACGAAAACGCGGCAACACATACCCTGCTCGGCAGTGTTCGTCTTTATCGGTGCCGAGCCCGCGGCGGAATGGCTGCCTACCGAGATTGCTCGCGATGCCAATGGTTATCTCTTGACTGGCACCGATGTCGTTCGCTCGGGATTATGGCCCCGAGTAGACCGCGACCCTTGTCCTCTGGAAACGACTGTGCCCGGCGTGTTGGCCGCCGGCGACATTCGCTCGGGATCCACCAAGCGTGTAGGATTTGCCGTGGGCGATGGTTCGCTCGCGGTGACGTGCGCTCATCGCTTGCTGTCGATCAGTCGTTGA
- a CDS encoding Ohr family peroxiredoxin, translated as MDKIKPLFTATATATGGRNGHTEASDGSVKADLSVPKAMGGPGKPQTTTPEHLFAAGYAACFGGALDFVAKQHKKEAAGAKITCAVSIGPRAVRPRDEMFRPADGHTPRGFLPIRSAPDRYVGPAG; from the coding sequence ATGGATAAAATCAAGCCGTTATTTACCGCCACCGCGACTGCAACCGGTGGTCGCAACGGACACACCGAGGCTAGCGATGGATCGGTGAAAGCAGATCTCTCTGTGCCAAAAGCTATGGGCGGACCGGGCAAACCCCAGACGACCACCCCGGAACATTTGTTTGCCGCCGGCTATGCCGCCTGCTTTGGCGGCGCGCTTGACTTCGTGGCCAAACAACACAAGAAAGAGGCCGCGGGCGCCAAAATCACCTGCGCCGTATCGATTGGACCACGGGCGGTTCGGCCCCGGGACGAAATGTTTCGGCCAGCAGACGGCCATACGCCTCGCGGCTTTCTGCCGATCCGTAGCGCCCCAGATAGATATGTTGGCCCTGCAGGATAA
- a CDS encoding STAS/SEC14 domain-containing protein, which produces MISHTLLRDEGILLVSPKEPLEANDFEELAGEVDPYIDEKDALQGLLVIAKRFPGWRNFAGLKSHFRFVRDHRAKVKKIAAVTDSTFLSLFPRLAAPFIRPKVKRFHYDDRESALAWLRTN; this is translated from the coding sequence ATGATTTCCCACACATTGCTTCGTGATGAAGGGATATTGTTAGTGTCTCCCAAAGAGCCTCTGGAGGCCAATGACTTTGAGGAATTGGCAGGCGAGGTGGACCCATATATCGATGAGAAGGACGCATTGCAGGGATTGTTGGTAATTGCCAAGCGATTTCCCGGATGGCGGAACTTTGCGGGATTAAAGTCGCATTTCCGATTTGTGCGTGACCACCGTGCGAAAGTAAAAAAAATTGCTGCTGTAACCGATAGTACGTTTTTGTCGCTTTTCCCGCGACTTGCGGCGCCTTTTATCAGGCCTAAAGTAAAGAGATTTCACTACGACGATCGAGAGTCGGCACTTGCGTGGCTACGCACGAATTAA